The following proteins are co-located in the Nonlabens ponticola genome:
- a CDS encoding phage holin family protein, which produces MGKGIKDNFEEFTSTAQDYIESSIAYYQLDFYKKSMKGIIDGVHKIILAFFLLIALLFLSVALSIYIGNAVDSLPLGYLIVGAIYLVIMVICAIVLKPILTKIILTRTSQSFFNSPKDITIDEPEDVH; this is translated from the coding sequence TTGGGAAAAGGCATCAAAGACAATTTTGAAGAATTTACATCGACGGCTCAAGATTATATTGAGTCGTCGATTGCTTATTACCAATTAGACTTTTATAAGAAGTCGATGAAAGGTATCATCGACGGCGTACACAAGATTATTCTCGCATTCTTCTTACTCATTGCGTTACTCTTTTTAAGTGTTGCATTGAGTATTTATATAGGTAATGCGGTAGATAGCCTTCCTTTAGGATATCTGATTGTGGGTGCCATTTATTTAGTCATAATGGTCATATGTGCCATTGTATTGAAGCCTATCTTAACTAAGATTATCTTGACTAGAACAAGTCAATCTTTTTTCAATTCACCTAAAGACATCACGATAGATGAGCCTGAAGACGTACACTGA
- a CDS encoding YtxH domain-containing protein — protein sequence MAKTGNTLVALVAGAAIGAVAGLLYAPESGEKTRKNLSKKAKKTQADIEASTRKTYNDLTTKATEFKGTVSERIDSALSTASYAADDAIVALENKLEQLRAKNAKLQQPSSVNGAVKTAAAKTKA from the coding sequence ATGGCAAAGACAGGAAATACATTAGTAGCATTAGTAGCTGGAGCAGCAATAGGAGCAGTAGCTGGTTTACTTTATGCACCAGAAAGCGGTGAGAAAACTCGTAAGAATCTTTCTAAGAAAGCAAAGAAAACACAAGCTGATATCGAGGCTTCAACCCGTAAGACTTATAATGATCTTACCACTAAGGCTACCGAATTTAAAGGAACGGTGAGCGAGCGTATAGACAGCGCACTATCAACTGCAAGCTATGCAGCAGATGATGCTATTGTTGCACTAGAAAATAAGCTGGAGCAATTGAGAGCAAAAAACGCAAAATTACAGCAGCCTAGCAGTGTAAATGGTGCAGTGAAGACTGCAGCAGCTAAGACCAAAGCATAA
- a CDS encoding DUF6327 family protein: MSLKTYTDFEQIDRDLQILKLEQKIDFEKMKMNVQDVKESFSPINVVSGIFGNIIKKALILKTVNKLIGK, translated from the coding sequence ATGAGCCTGAAGACGTACACTGATTTTGAACAAATAGATAGAGATCTTCAAATCCTCAAGTTGGAGCAGAAGATTGACTTTGAAAAGATGAAGATGAACGTTCAAGACGTGAAAGAAAGTTTTTCACCCATCAACGTGGTATCAGGAATCTTTGGGAATATCATCAAAAAGGCTTTGATACTAAAAACGGTCAATAAGCTCATAGGTAAATAA